A stretch of the Bacillus licheniformis DSM 13 = ATCC 14580 genome encodes the following:
- a CDS encoding spore germination protein, with translation MMVGQQDKITVSQTSIVITNFLLGTGILTLPRTSGEAVKAPDVWLSVAFGGLVAILAGFIMVKLSMEYPDKTLYQYSRDLIGKWPGGLFTLLLICYFLATSGFQVRSVTEVMGFYLLEETPIWATAMVFLWSGIYLLTGGINPLARLYEIIFPITVLIFLIVIFMSASIFDIDNLRPVLGKGIKPVLEGVKTTSFAYTGIEIILIIVPFMRKPEQALKATLMGISFPIVFYMITVIMVIGALAIEGVTSRTWPTIDLMRSFEIPGLIFERFESLLLVIWIMQMFSSFTISYFAAALGLSQLLKKRMEPILFSLLPVIYLIAMAPKNINQLFQMGDLIGNSAIYLVGLIPLMLLVISKVRRKKFEKN, from the coding sequence ATGATGGTAGGTCAGCAGGACAAAATTACCGTTTCACAAACGAGCATCGTCATCACGAATTTTCTGCTGGGAACCGGCATCTTGACGCTGCCGCGGACATCTGGGGAAGCGGTTAAAGCGCCGGATGTCTGGCTTTCTGTTGCATTCGGAGGGCTGGTTGCCATATTAGCCGGTTTCATCATGGTGAAATTAAGCATGGAGTACCCCGACAAAACGCTATATCAATATAGCCGGGATCTCATTGGCAAGTGGCCGGGAGGACTTTTCACCCTGCTTTTGATTTGTTATTTTCTCGCAACATCAGGTTTCCAAGTCCGATCTGTCACAGAGGTTATGGGATTTTACTTACTGGAAGAAACGCCGATTTGGGCGACAGCGATGGTTTTTTTATGGAGCGGAATCTATTTATTAACCGGCGGTATTAACCCGCTCGCCCGACTTTATGAAATCATCTTTCCAATTACTGTTCTCATTTTTCTGATCGTCATTTTTATGAGCGCAAGCATATTCGACATCGACAATTTGCGCCCGGTTCTCGGGAAAGGGATCAAGCCGGTGCTGGAAGGAGTCAAAACAACGTCTTTTGCTTATACAGGCATAGAAATCATACTGATCATCGTTCCTTTTATGAGAAAGCCCGAGCAAGCCTTAAAAGCTACTTTGATGGGGATTTCTTTCCCGATTGTCTTTTATATGATCACCGTCATTATGGTCATCGGTGCATTGGCAATCGAGGGAGTGACATCACGGACATGGCCGACGATTGATTTGATGCGAAGTTTTGAAATACCTGGGCTGATTTTTGAACGTTTTGAGTCCTTGCTGCTAGTCATCTGGATCATGCAAATGTTCTCCAGTTTTACGATCAGCTATTTTGCTGCTGCTTTAGGTTTGTCGCAACTCTTGAAGAAAAGGATGGAACCGATATTATTCAGCTTGCTTCCGGTCATTTATCTCATTGCGATGGCGCCTAAAAATATCAATCAGCTTTTTCAAATGGGAGATCTAATCGGCAACAGCGCCATCTATTTGGTCGGTCTCATCCCGCTAATGCTTCTGGTCATATCGAAAGTGAGGAGGAAAAAGTTTGAAAAAAACTAA
- a CDS encoding spore germination protein: protein MMVRHEERITTSQTAVLITNFLLGTGILTLPRTSVDEVGTPDVWITLVLGGLVALTAAVIMVKLNHQYPDKTFYEYSQDIIGKWGGSLISLFFACYLLAHSGFQVRSMLEIIRFFLLEGTPRWAVAMVFLWVGLYLIVGGLSSIARLFQIVLPITFILFLLVVFMSIGIFDVDNLRPVLGEGIGPVLKGIKVTALSFSGIEIILILMPFMNQPRKAIHTIMIGIAIPLLFYMITVVMVIGALSIDGVVSRTWPTIDLMRSFEIPGLIFERFESLLLVIWIMQLFCTFAIAFYGSALGLAQLFKTNIRPMMFVLLPVIYLIAMIPKNINAMFAFGDFIGNSGVYLGGLTPLVLLVISKIRRRKQGIS, encoded by the coding sequence ATGATGGTCAGGCACGAAGAGCGCATCACCACTTCGCAAACAGCAGTTCTCATCACCAATTTCCTGCTTGGGACAGGGATTCTGACGCTCCCGCGAACGTCTGTTGACGAGGTGGGGACGCCTGATGTCTGGATCACGCTTGTATTAGGCGGCTTGGTCGCTCTGACGGCCGCAGTCATCATGGTAAAGCTCAACCATCAATATCCTGATAAAACCTTTTATGAATACAGTCAGGACATCATTGGCAAATGGGGGGGCAGCTTGATCAGCCTGTTTTTCGCATGTTACCTCTTGGCCCATTCCGGTTTTCAGGTCCGCTCAATGCTTGAAATCATCCGCTTTTTTCTACTGGAAGGAACCCCCCGCTGGGCAGTTGCGATGGTTTTTTTGTGGGTTGGCTTATATTTGATCGTCGGCGGCTTAAGTTCGATCGCCCGCTTGTTTCAAATCGTGTTACCCATTACATTCATTCTTTTTCTGCTGGTCGTGTTCATGAGTATCGGAATTTTTGATGTGGACAACTTGCGTCCTGTACTGGGAGAGGGAATAGGTCCTGTCTTAAAAGGAATAAAGGTGACCGCACTGTCGTTTTCAGGTATTGAAATCATTTTGATCCTGATGCCTTTCATGAATCAGCCTCGCAAGGCCATTCATACGATCATGATCGGGATCGCCATCCCTTTGCTTTTCTATATGATCACAGTTGTTATGGTGATCGGCGCTCTGTCTATAGACGGAGTGGTTTCACGGACATGGCCGACGATTGACTTAATGAGAAGCTTTGAAATACCAGGTCTGATATTTGAACGGTTTGAGTCTTTGCTGCTGGTCATCTGGATCATGCAGCTGTTCTGTACCTTTGCGATTGCTTTTTATGGTTCGGCATTAGGCCTGGCCCAGCTCTTTAAAACAAATATTCGGCCGATGATGTTTGTTTTGCTTCCGGTCATTTATCTGATTGCAATGATCCCGAAAAACATCAACGCCATGTTTGCATTTGGTGACTTTATTGGAAACAGCGGCGTTTATTTAGGCGGTTTGACCCCGCTCGTGCTGCTGGTGATTTCAAAAATAAGAAGGAGAAAACAGGGAATCAGCTGA
- the abc-f gene encoding ribosomal protection-like ABC-F family protein: protein MTILMKIRGLEKSFGEQTILKNIDFDISNHERIGLVGCNGAGKTTLANILSGHAEADKGTVQTDRTLKIGYLLQSIEYSVHDFNSILTGDEGGKLYQLTSSLGLSKVQSWNSERLSHLSGGEKLKLALAHVWKTMPDLLILDEPTNHLDLKGISWLLEELQQYQGAVLIISHDRYFLDQSVSKILELEDGNLHTYQGNYSAYRREKKRLYEARLHQYEVQQKQKERIESQIATLQNWSQKAHRDSTKQGSQSERRQLGFKEYHRVKAKKLDNQVKSKLKRLEQELEKNKAEKPKEAASVNFQFSSGEKRGKRIIEAKDLTKAFDGRTLFKDSHFYVKHGERIALIGDNGCGKTTLVKMMLDAEPPTAGTLWKSRSVKAAYLSQDVSDLRVDQTVAEVLNLSDRAEIANARTILANMGIKENRFHDEIGTFSLGERTRIKLAGMILKDYDLLILDEPTNHLDLPSREQLEQTLLEFQGTIIIVSHDLYFTDKLCEKLLVFENGRITRVETGLKDYRNRQKQPHAKSDEEERLRIENRMTAVLGELAGLTPQDPKYHELDQEFSELAKRKRAFLEKE, encoded by the coding sequence ATGACGATTTTAATGAAAATAAGAGGCTTGGAAAAAAGCTTTGGAGAGCAAACGATTTTAAAAAACATTGATTTTGACATTTCCAATCATGAGCGGATTGGTTTGGTCGGATGCAATGGAGCGGGGAAAACAACGCTTGCAAATATATTGAGCGGTCATGCAGAAGCCGACAAAGGCACTGTTCAAACAGACCGGACGCTCAAAATCGGCTATCTGCTCCAGTCGATTGAGTACTCTGTTCATGATTTCAACAGCATATTAACAGGCGACGAGGGCGGGAAATTATATCAGTTGACGAGCAGTCTTGGCTTATCAAAGGTTCAAAGCTGGAATTCCGAACGGCTCAGCCATTTGAGCGGGGGAGAAAAACTGAAGCTTGCACTGGCACACGTCTGGAAGACGATGCCTGATCTTCTCATCTTAGATGAACCGACCAATCACTTGGATTTAAAAGGGATCAGCTGGCTCCTTGAAGAACTGCAACAATATCAAGGGGCTGTATTGATTATTTCTCACGACCGTTATTTTCTGGATCAATCCGTCTCCAAAATACTTGAGCTGGAAGATGGGAATTTGCACACCTATCAAGGAAACTACAGTGCATACCGGCGGGAGAAAAAACGGTTATACGAAGCACGCCTGCACCAATACGAAGTCCAGCAGAAGCAAAAAGAAAGAATCGAGTCACAGATTGCCACTCTTCAAAATTGGTCGCAGAAAGCCCACCGCGACTCAACAAAACAGGGATCACAGTCAGAAAGAAGGCAGCTTGGTTTTAAAGAATACCACCGGGTAAAAGCCAAAAAGCTTGACAACCAAGTCAAATCAAAACTGAAACGCCTTGAACAGGAGCTTGAAAAAAACAAAGCTGAAAAGCCAAAGGAAGCAGCATCTGTCAATTTTCAGTTTTCATCAGGAGAAAAAAGGGGCAAGCGGATTATCGAAGCAAAAGATCTGACAAAAGCGTTTGACGGACGTACTTTATTCAAAGACAGCCATTTTTACGTCAAACACGGCGAGAGAATAGCGCTTATCGGAGACAACGGGTGCGGCAAAACGACCCTTGTCAAAATGATGTTGGATGCCGAACCTCCAACAGCCGGAACGCTATGGAAAAGCCGGTCTGTAAAGGCCGCATATTTAAGCCAGGATGTCAGTGATCTAAGGGTTGACCAAACAGTTGCTGAAGTGCTGAATTTGTCTGACAGAGCCGAAATCGCAAATGCGCGGACGATTTTGGCCAATATGGGGATCAAAGAAAACCGCTTTCATGATGAAATCGGGACGTTCAGTCTCGGGGAGCGGACCCGAATCAAACTGGCAGGCATGATTTTAAAAGATTATGATCTGCTGATTCTGGATGAACCGACCAACCACCTCGATTTGCCAAGCAGGGAGCAGCTTGAGCAGACATTGCTTGAGTTTCAGGGAACGATCATCATTGTGTCGCATGACCTGTACTTCACAGACAAATTGTGTGAGAAGCTCCTTGTATTTGAAAACGGTCGTATCACCCGCGTCGAAACCGGATTAAAAGATTATCGGAACAGACAGAAACAGCCCCATGCAAAAAGCGATGAAGAGGAGCGGCTGCGCATCGAAAATCGGATGACCGCCGTTCTTGGAGAGTTGGCCGGACTTACGCCTCAAGATCCGAAATATCATGAATTGGATCAGGAGTTTTCAGAGCTGGCCAAACGGAAACGGGCGTTTTTAGAAAAAGAATAA
- a CDS encoding spore germination protein, which yields MIRSEDKITTSQAIVVLVSYIMAAGILTLPRTAVEEAGTPDVWISVLLGGLVTTAAGVVMTKLSQHYPGQTFFQYGGDIVGKWLSIVISLLFIEHFVAIAAFEARILAEVITFFLLQQTPIWAIVMSMMWIGFYSIKDGMGSLARLFEIIFPITILFFLTVVFMSFGIFELDNLRPVLGKGIMPALKGTKATTLSFISAEVMVFLLAFMKKPKDGIKVVVMGIGIAMLFYLTTIVFVIGGLSVDGVTAMTWPALDLIRSFEMPGLIFERFESLLLVIWIMQLFATFSVSYYAASLGLSQIFKKKSRPIMFGLLPVMYLLAMTPKNIDDVFSLGDMIGYIAAVLFGIVPIPLLLVSKMRKKKAVQS from the coding sequence ATGATCCGTTCCGAAGATAAAATCACGACTTCTCAGGCAATCGTTGTCTTGGTCAGTTATATTATGGCGGCCGGGATTCTCACCCTGCCAAGAACCGCTGTAGAAGAAGCCGGTACGCCGGATGTATGGATTTCCGTCCTATTAGGCGGACTTGTCACAACGGCAGCCGGAGTGGTTATGACAAAGTTAAGCCAGCATTATCCCGGGCAAACATTTTTTCAATACGGGGGAGACATTGTCGGAAAGTGGCTCAGTATTGTGATCAGCCTGCTTTTCATTGAGCATTTTGTAGCGATTGCTGCTTTTGAAGCAAGAATTCTGGCGGAGGTGATCACCTTTTTTTTGCTGCAGCAAACGCCGATTTGGGCGATCGTCATGTCGATGATGTGGATCGGATTCTATTCAATAAAAGACGGAATGGGGTCGCTTGCCCGTTTGTTTGAAATCATCTTTCCGATTACAATTCTTTTCTTTTTAACCGTGGTATTTATGAGCTTTGGCATATTTGAACTGGATAACCTGCGGCCTGTCTTAGGGAAAGGCATCATGCCGGCATTAAAGGGGACAAAAGCAACAACGCTTTCGTTTATCAGCGCAGAAGTGATGGTATTCCTTTTGGCGTTTATGAAAAAGCCGAAAGATGGTATCAAAGTCGTTGTCATGGGAATCGGCATCGCAATGCTCTTTTATCTAACAACGATCGTATTTGTGATCGGAGGGCTGTCAGTTGACGGGGTGACAGCGATGACATGGCCGGCGCTTGACCTCATCCGCAGTTTTGAAATGCCCGGCTTAATATTTGAACGTTTTGAATCGCTGCTCCTTGTCATCTGGATTATGCAGCTGTTTGCGACTTTTTCCGTCTCATATTACGCTGCATCCCTGGGGCTCTCGCAAATTTTCAAGAAAAAGAGCAGACCGATCATGTTCGGTCTGCTCCCGGTGATGTATTTGCTCGCGATGACGCCAAAAAACATTGATGATGTATTTTCTCTCGGCGACATGATCGGCTATATTGCGGCCGTTTTATTCGGCATTGTGCCGATTCCGCTTTTATTGGTTTCGAAAATGAGAAAAAAGAAGGCAGTGCAAAGCTAG
- a CDS encoding spore germination protein yields MRWWKAKTRRMIQSSNKPDKPKNEVPSVESTGYFTGDFDHDLKLAKTAMENNSDVHFREFNLGRTGIRAAIVFVEMLADQDLIDKHIMKSLMDDFSKEYKVELSSLSSNVTDLIKKQILSISGVSEVNHVNEVVPEVLSGAAMLLIDGSAEVLLLGTVKRNTRNIEEPVSESLVRGARVGFTETIGTNTALLRQHGKNQNLSMVQFQVGKRAVKNLVVAYIKDIAEPGLVEEVKKRIEKIDIDDVLESGFVEQLIEDNYLSPFPQVQSTERLDRVMSALMEGRVAILLDGTPFVLIVPVTFSMLLQSPEDYYERWLPSSLIRIMRIGAAMISLLGPALYISFISFHPGLIPSELAISITGTRVGVPFPSLIEALIMEVAIEILREAGLRLPKPIGPAMGIVGGIIIGEAAVQAGIVSPIMVIVVAVTAISSFAIPQYSAGISLRMLRFVAMFCAATFGLYGVIMFFLMLASHAVKLKSFGVPYASPAVPYRLRDWKDFIVRMPIQMMKKRPKLLKTDDSTRQ; encoded by the coding sequence ATGAGATGGTGGAAAGCAAAAACGCGAAGAATGATACAGTCGTCCAACAAGCCGGATAAACCTAAAAATGAAGTGCCGTCTGTGGAGTCAACTGGGTATTTTACCGGCGATTTTGATCACGACTTGAAACTGGCCAAAACGGCTATGGAGAATAACTCAGACGTTCATTTCCGCGAATTCAACTTAGGGCGCACCGGCATCCGCGCGGCGATTGTATTTGTCGAAATGCTTGCGGATCAAGACCTGATTGACAAGCATATTATGAAATCCCTTATGGATGATTTTTCCAAAGAATATAAAGTTGAACTTTCTTCATTAAGCAGCAATGTGACCGACTTAATTAAAAAGCAAATTTTATCAATTAGCGGCGTATCAGAGGTAAACCATGTCAACGAAGTGGTGCCCGAAGTGTTATCCGGTGCGGCCATGCTGCTGATCGACGGTTCAGCGGAAGTTTTACTGCTGGGAACTGTTAAAAGAAATACAAGGAACATTGAAGAGCCCGTATCAGAATCTTTGGTAAGAGGCGCGCGCGTCGGCTTTACAGAAACGATCGGCACCAATACAGCCCTTTTGAGGCAGCACGGCAAAAATCAAAACTTGTCTATGGTTCAATTTCAAGTTGGGAAGCGAGCCGTCAAAAATCTTGTCGTCGCTTATATCAAAGACATTGCGGAACCAGGGCTGGTGGAAGAAGTCAAAAAAAGAATCGAAAAGATTGATATAGATGATGTCCTTGAATCAGGTTTTGTCGAACAGCTGATCGAAGACAATTATCTCAGTCCATTTCCGCAGGTGCAAAGCACTGAACGTCTTGACAGGGTAATGAGTGCGTTAATGGAGGGAAGAGTGGCCATTTTATTGGACGGAACGCCTTTTGTTTTAATCGTTCCGGTTACATTCAGCATGCTCCTCCAATCGCCCGAGGATTATTATGAACGCTGGCTGCCGAGTTCCCTGATCCGCATCATGCGAATCGGCGCAGCCATGATCTCGCTGCTTGGGCCGGCTCTATATATTTCCTTTATTTCGTTTCATCCCGGGCTGATTCCGAGTGAACTTGCGATTTCCATTACCGGAACGAGGGTAGGTGTGCCTTTTCCATCGCTGATTGAAGCGCTCATTATGGAAGTGGCAATTGAAATTTTGCGCGAGGCCGGCCTGCGGCTTCCAAAACCAATCGGTCCCGCGATGGGAATCGTCGGCGGTATCATCATCGGGGAGGCTGCCGTGCAGGCAGGCATCGTCAGCCCGATTATGGTCATCGTCGTTGCCGTCACCGCGATTTCTTCATTTGCGATTCCTCAATACAGCGCCGGCATTTCGCTGCGCATGCTGAGATTTGTAGCGATGTTTTGTGCAGCCACGTTCGGTTTGTACGGGGTGATTATGTTTTTCCTCATGCTTGCCAGCCACGCGGTGAAGCTGAAAAGCTTTGGCGTTCCTTATGCGAGCCCTGCCGTTCCTTATCGTTTGCGCGATTGGAAAGACTTCATCGTTCGCATGCCGATACAGATGATGAAAAAACGGCCGAAGCTGTTAAAAACAGACGATTCGACACGCCAGTAG
- a CDS encoding Ger(x)C family spore germination protein — translation MKKTNTIRYLTSVLLLFLLTGCWSSHEIEELGLTFAMGIDKGEETELEKKFDKVGGDYPKKDRITMIYQYVNEQAAGSKSIGGSTDQKTYINVYETGDSLQQINAEVALRQDRPVFSPHLKVIVIAADLLRTYSLSELLDQPLRDNEIRPSSMVLVTRGRARDTLELKETGEMPAFRLLKIVENEYKAKKILPPVTLAKLTGKMRSGTSYLLQNVIGTDGEIKYAGAAAINGKTNKLIGYLDEHDLEGVMWIIGKGIGGMVKSYDPTEKKVTAFGVESIKSNIKPIVKGNRLSFEVNVKSEGYLAENWNTKEKAFDDKFLEKVEKTTAKTVKKSMEDITKKMKTEYKADLAGFGNELRIKHPRLWEKLKKNWDETFTDIPITFHVQIAIKEYGTVGDQ, via the coding sequence TTGAAAAAAACTAACACCATCCGTTATTTAACGAGTGTTTTACTATTGTTTCTATTAACCGGATGCTGGAGCAGCCACGAAATTGAAGAGCTCGGCTTAACATTTGCAATGGGGATTGACAAAGGCGAGGAAACCGAACTTGAAAAAAAGTTTGACAAAGTTGGGGGCGATTATCCGAAAAAAGACCGGATCACGATGATCTATCAATACGTGAACGAACAAGCAGCCGGTTCAAAATCGATTGGAGGAAGCACTGATCAAAAAACGTATATCAACGTTTATGAAACTGGAGACTCGCTTCAGCAAATTAACGCTGAAGTAGCATTAAGACAAGACAGGCCTGTATTCAGTCCTCATTTAAAAGTGATTGTCATCGCCGCTGACCTCCTCCGCACCTATTCGCTGTCGGAACTGCTAGATCAGCCTCTCCGCGATAATGAAATCAGGCCGAGCAGTATGGTGCTGGTCACAAGAGGGCGTGCGAGAGACACGCTTGAGCTGAAGGAAACCGGCGAAATGCCGGCGTTTCGTCTGCTTAAAATCGTTGAAAATGAGTATAAAGCGAAAAAAATTCTCCCTCCTGTAACGCTTGCCAAATTGACAGGCAAAATGAGATCAGGAACAAGCTATCTGCTTCAAAATGTCATCGGTACCGATGGAGAAATAAAATATGCGGGAGCAGCCGCAATTAACGGGAAAACCAATAAGCTGATCGGCTATTTGGATGAACACGATTTAGAAGGCGTGATGTGGATCATCGGAAAGGGGATTGGGGGCATGGTTAAAAGCTATGATCCGACAGAAAAGAAGGTGACCGCATTTGGCGTTGAATCGATTAAAAGCAACATCAAACCCATCGTCAAAGGAAACCGCCTGTCTTTTGAAGTGAACGTAAAGTCAGAGGGGTATCTTGCGGAAAACTGGAACACGAAAGAAAAAGCTTTTGATGACAAATTTTTAGAAAAAGTCGAAAAAACAACCGCGAAAACGGTGAAAAAATCGATGGAGGACATTACAAAAAAAATGAAAACCGAATACAAAGCAGATCTTGCCGGATTCGGTAACGAGCTGAGGATCAAGCATCCGAGGCTTTGGGAAAAACTAAAGAAAAATTGGGATGAGACCTTTACCGATATACCGATTACATTTCATGTTCAAATCGCGATTAAAGAATACGGAACTGTTGGGGATCAGTAA
- a CDS encoding MarR family winged helix-turn-helix transcriptional regulator, giving the protein MSRTNHIEGKGLVNELIQQLRFHSTATVFLHQAIGEKIGLNGTDHKCLEIISREGQVTAGELAAKSGLTTGAITGVIDRLEKAGYVRRIRDSSDRRRLLVELIPENLETISHIFHDLAQESAEFLSRYSEEELQTIIKFLKNSTAFAADYAKTLKKTK; this is encoded by the coding sequence ATGTCAAGAACAAATCATATTGAAGGAAAAGGGCTGGTCAACGAGCTGATACAGCAGTTGAGGTTTCACAGCACAGCAACCGTTTTTCTGCACCAGGCGATCGGCGAGAAAATCGGACTGAACGGAACGGATCATAAATGCCTTGAGATCATCTCGCGGGAAGGTCAAGTAACAGCGGGGGAGCTCGCCGCAAAAAGCGGACTGACAACGGGAGCGATCACAGGAGTGATCGACCGTCTTGAGAAAGCGGGCTATGTCAGACGCATCAGGGATTCGTCCGACAGAAGGCGTCTTTTAGTCGAACTGATCCCGGAAAATCTGGAGACGATATCACATATATTTCATGACTTGGCGCAAGAGTCTGCCGAATTTCTAAGCCGATATTCAGAGGAAGAACTGCAAACCATTATCAAGTTTTTGAAAAACAGCACGGCGTTTGCCGCCGATTATGCCAAAACCTTAAAAAAGACGAAGTGA
- a CDS encoding molybdopterin oxidoreductase family protein, giving the protein MESYVDQKDGIFKSVCSLDCPDQCGLLVHKKDGKIVKIQGDPDHPVTQGNICNKVRNMTERIYDPKRLKTPLKRTGPKGAGMFEPISWDEAIETIRTRWQSLIEQEGPESILPYSFYGNMGNLTAEGMDRRFFHRLGSSQLDRAICTPAGSVGYKYTMGGSIGTDPEDTTETKLFIFWGINAVSTNMHQITIAQKARKNGAKIVVIDVHKNQTGRMADWFIPIRPGTDSALALGIMHVLFKEHLADESFLKEFTVGHEELRRHVRQYDPAAVEAVTGVSRNDIIELARLYGRTSPSLIRIGNGLQHHDNGGMIVRTISCLPAITGQWTKKGGGAIKGNTAFLAYNTKALQRPDLLKGRTPRVINMNQLGKALLETEPPIRSLFVYSSNPAVVAPEANKVRKGLEREDLFTVVHDLFLTETARYADIVLPASSAFENTDFYTSYWHHYAQIQKPVIEKYGESKSNTEVFRLLAEAMGFDDEPLKDSDEEMIRQALDYPDNPWLDGIDYDSLTEKHFVKANRKTVFPDKLPTPSGKIELYSKMMEQHGYPGLPTHTPLIETDKYPFLFVPGPNHNFLNSTFSNNEKHIKLEKEPKLHLNIKDAEEKGIENGDLVKVWNDRGSCILPAAVGENVLPGVAVSQGLWADAEGKHYLVNALTPDRLADMGGGATFFSGRVQIEKI; this is encoded by the coding sequence ATGGAGTCATATGTTGATCAAAAAGACGGGATTTTCAAATCCGTATGTTCGCTCGACTGCCCGGATCAATGCGGGCTGCTCGTTCATAAAAAAGACGGAAAAATCGTTAAAATACAGGGCGACCCGGACCATCCGGTCACACAGGGCAATATTTGCAATAAAGTCCGCAATATGACGGAGCGTATTTATGACCCCAAACGGCTGAAAACCCCGCTGAAACGGACGGGTCCAAAAGGAGCCGGGATGTTTGAACCGATCAGCTGGGATGAAGCGATTGAAACGATTCGCACCCGCTGGCAGTCGCTCATTGAACAGGAAGGCCCCGAAAGCATTCTGCCCTACAGCTTTTACGGAAATATGGGAAACTTGACGGCTGAAGGAATGGACAGGCGCTTTTTCCACCGCCTCGGTTCCAGCCAGCTTGACCGGGCGATTTGCACCCCTGCCGGTTCTGTCGGCTATAAATACACGATGGGCGGAAGCATCGGCACCGATCCTGAAGATACAACGGAGACAAAACTGTTTATTTTTTGGGGAATCAACGCGGTCTCAACCAACATGCATCAAATCACCATTGCTCAAAAAGCCCGGAAAAACGGCGCAAAAATCGTCGTAATCGATGTTCATAAAAATCAGACCGGCCGGATGGCCGACTGGTTTATTCCGATTCGCCCCGGCACAGACAGCGCGCTTGCGCTTGGCATCATGCATGTTTTATTCAAGGAACATTTGGCTGATGAATCATTTTTGAAAGAATTTACAGTCGGCCACGAAGAGCTGCGCCGCCACGTGCGGCAATACGACCCCGCCGCAGTAGAGGCGGTCACCGGCGTATCCCGGAATGATATTATCGAGCTTGCCCGCCTGTACGGCCGCACCTCCCCTTCATTGATTCGGATCGGCAACGGTCTTCAGCATCATGATAATGGAGGAATGATCGTTCGCACCATCTCGTGCCTGCCCGCGATCACGGGCCAATGGACGAAAAAAGGAGGCGGAGCGATCAAAGGCAACACGGCATTTTTGGCCTATAATACAAAAGCATTGCAGCGCCCCGATTTATTAAAAGGCAGAACGCCGAGAGTCATCAACATGAATCAGCTCGGCAAAGCTCTCTTAGAAACCGAACCACCGATCCGTTCGCTGTTTGTGTACAGCAGCAATCCGGCCGTTGTCGCGCCTGAGGCGAACAAAGTCAGAAAAGGACTTGAGCGCGAAGATTTATTCACGGTTGTTCACGATCTATTTCTGACGGAAACGGCACGGTACGCCGATATCGTCCTGCCGGCTTCTTCCGCTTTCGAAAATACGGATTTCTATACATCATATTGGCACCATTATGCGCAGATTCAGAAGCCTGTGATTGAGAAATACGGCGAGAGCAAGTCAAATACAGAAGTATTCAGGCTTTTGGCTGAGGCGATGGGCTTTGATGATGAGCCGCTGAAAGATTCCGACGAAGAGATGATCAGACAGGCGCTTGACTACCCTGATAATCCGTGGCTCGATGGCATTGACTATGACAGCCTGACTGAAAAGCATTTTGTCAAAGCAAATCGAAAAACGGTTTTTCCTGATAAACTGCCGACGCCTAGCGGAAAAATTGAATTGTATTCAAAAATGATGGAGCAGCACGGCTATCCGGGCCTGCCGACTCATACCCCGCTCATTGAAACGGACAAGTATCCATTTTTATTTGTGCCCGGCCCGAATCACAATTTTTTAAATTCGACCTTTTCAAACAATGAAAAACATATCAAATTAGAAAAGGAGCCGAAACTTCACTTAAATATAAAAGATGCCGAAGAAAAGGGCATCGAAAATGGAGATTTGGTGAAAGTTTGGAATGACCGCGGCTCATGCATCCTGCCCGCTGCCGTCGGAGAAAACGTCCTTCCGGGCGTGGCCGTCAGCCAGGGATTGTGGGCGGATGCAGAAGGGAAGCATTATCTCGTCAATGCGCTGACGCCCGACCGTTTAGCTGATATGGGCGGTGGTGCAACTTTCTTTTCAGGAAGAGTTCAAATTGAAAAAATATGA